A window from Iamia sp. SCSIO 61187 encodes these proteins:
- a CDS encoding ParA family protein → MTVLSIVSRKGGVGKTTTAIYLARALAQTGPTLLVDADPDHSALSWSEGAPNLGPDVIALPVADLARRVESHRAHYDHIVIDTPPGAAHAPQIDGAIMAADVAVIPCPPQLGDIDRLAETVAMVERVGAVRHVPYVVLLTRVRSGTRAALDAGPALTDAGHPVLAAQIPMRERIGLSFGAEPVAVPEYDAALTEILALEATPA, encoded by the coding sequence GTGACCGTCCTCAGCATCGTCTCCCGCAAGGGCGGGGTCGGCAAGACGACCACCGCCATCTACCTGGCCCGGGCGCTGGCCCAGACCGGGCCCACGCTCCTCGTCGACGCCGACCCCGACCACTCCGCCCTGTCCTGGTCCGAGGGTGCGCCCAACCTCGGCCCCGATGTCATCGCCCTGCCCGTCGCCGACCTCGCCAGGCGGGTCGAGAGCCACCGGGCCCACTACGACCACATCGTGATCGACACACCCCCCGGTGCCGCCCACGCCCCACAGATCGACGGGGCGATCATGGCCGCCGATGTCGCCGTGATCCCCTGCCCACCCCAGCTGGGCGACATCGACCGCCTGGCCGAGACCGTTGCCATGGTCGAACGGGTCGGCGCGGTGCGCCATGTGCCCTACGTCGTGCTCCTCACCCGCGTCCGCAGCGGCACCCGAGCTGCCCTCGACGCCGGCCCGGCCCTCACCGACGCCGGGCACCCCGTCCTGGCCGCTCAGATCCCGATGCGCGAGCGCATCGGCCTCAGCTTCGGCGCCGAGCCCGTCGCTGTTCCCGAGTACGACGCCGCCCTCACCGAGATCCTCGCACTGGAGGCCACCCCCGCATGA